In Candidatus Thermoplasmatota archaeon, the DNA window GTGTGGCTCGTGCTGCCCGTCGTGGGCATCCGGCTGCCGATCTTCTGGGCCGGCGCCGTGGCGCTCCTTGCCAACACCGCCGCGTACCAGGCCGAGGCCATTCGCGCAGGCATCCAGGGCGTGCAGACGGGGCAGATGGAGGCGGCCCTCTCGTTGGGCTTCACGCACCCGCAGGCGATGCGGCACGTCGTCCTGCCTCAGGCCTTCCGCACCTCGCTTCCGGCGCTGGGAAACGAGATCGTGATCCTCCTCAAGGACACCTCGCTCGTGAGCGTGATCGGGGTGGTCGAGCTCACGCAGGTCGGCCGCATCTTCTCCGCGCGCACGTTCCTCGTGCTCGAAACCTGGCTTGGCGTCGCGGCGATCTACCTCGTCCTCACCTACACGCTTGCCCTCGTCCTTCGCAGGCTCGAGGTGCGCGTGGCGATCCCGGGCCTTGGCGTGGGGGGTTCGCGCGCGTGAACGTCGAGCCGCTGATCCACGTGCGGGGCCTCGTCAAGCGATTCGGCCCGACGCGCGTGCTCCAAGGCGTCGACCTCGACGTGCGCGAGGGCGAGGTCCTCGCGATCGTCGGGCCCTCCGGATGCGGGAAGAGCACGCTCCTCCGCTGCCTCACGCGCCTTGTGGAGCCCGACGAGGGCACGGTGCGACT includes these proteins:
- a CDS encoding amino acid ABC transporter permease; its protein translation is VWLVLPVVGIRLPIFWAGAVALLANTAAYQAEAIRAGIQGVQTGQMEAALSLGFTHPQAMRHVVLPQAFRTSLPALGNEIVILLKDTSLVSVIGVVELTQVGRIFSARTFLVLETWLGVAAIYLVLTYTLALVLRRLEVRVAIPGLGVGGSRA